The following coding sequences lie in one Eschrichtius robustus isolate mEscRob2 chromosome 10, mEscRob2.pri, whole genome shotgun sequence genomic window:
- the C10H9orf43 gene encoding uncharacterized protein C9orf43 homolog isoform X1, which produces MKGLESCKIGFCPKAFVAMDLPDKSQWDETTCDLAVCQHPQCWATLRRIESGHPRILDSSRRSPLDAEDRLPVLTIVNMADSCFQAKRLACGHLSGFTFPKAHSLLSQRSKFYSKFQRRPWKDLPDRDLICRTNRSPKLSVLNLNETQLPCPQDVGNTDVIWIPEKHTSPAEKKHIIRSQDGEMKRKKSTGKHKSSRDPQTQLGPPGMIVPPPSPVHLFEQLSSECVPLWNQYNMLPQDLLKDLLLDKGKTVPYLEMQTQLTMMRKKPPLEKSRPDSAISAKMYLSVHCLTPQRPALRYPEHLKKLYYNLTTEGYRKQQRQQQGKVKTATRKQEAKKKSKSEPGSHNTSHKRSGAMVYDPRCGHRTLPGRESDKTQQQQMKIEGPTLKQDSTERPQMDCTKKILDSFPGRKSPEFSTIECTNKDIRTQVEILLEAQERTPNSTSRTGWNPELKLLRILQATDEEDEENQPSGAQSEESLEA; this is translated from the exons AGGGCTAGAAAGCTGCAAGATTGGCTTTTGTCCTAAAGCATTTGTAGCTATGGACTTGCCAGATAAAAGCCAGTGGGATGAAACTACCTGTGACCTGGCTGTTTGTCAGCACCCACAATGCTGGGCAACTCTCCGCCGAATTGAGAGCGGCCACCCTCGAATTCTGGACTCCTCCCGCAGATCTCCTCTGGATGCTGAAG ACAGACTCCCAGTGCTCACCATTGTAAACATGGCAGATTCCTGCTTCCAGGCCAAGAGACTTGCTTGTGGTCATTTATCAGGATTTACCTTCCCCAAGGCTCACTCTTTATTGTCTCAACGTTCAAAGTTTTACTCCAAATTTCAACGCAG GCCTTGGAAGGATTTACCTGACAGAGACTTAATATGCCGTACTAACAGATCTCCCAAA CTATCAGTGCTAAATTTGAATGAGACACAACTTCCTTGTCCTCAAGATGTAGGAAATACGGATGTAATCTGGATCCCAGAGAAGCATACGAG TCCAGCTGAGAAGAAGCATATTATTCGCAGCCAGGATGGggagatgaaaagaaagaaatctacaggG aaacacaagTCATCTCGGGACCCACAAACACAGTTGGGACCTCCAGGGATGATtgtgcctcctccctccccagtacACTTGTTTGAACAACTAAGTTCAGAATGCGTACCTTTATGGAACCAGTATAACATGTTACCTCAGGATCTACTGAAGGA CCTCTTGCTGGATAAAGGGAAAACCGTACCTTATCTGGAGATGCAGACACAGCTGACCATGATGAGAAAGAAACCTCCCCTGGAAAAGAGCCGACCTGACAGTGCCATTTCTGCTAAGATGTATTTATCTGTACACTGCCTCACCCCGCAA agacCAGCATTGAGATATCCTGAACATTTGAAGAAACTATATTATAACCTGACAACAGAAG GTTACAGgaagcagcagcggcagcagcagggGAAGGTGAAGACAGCTACTAGGAAACAG GAGGCTAAAAAGAAATCCAAGAGTGAACCAGGGAGCCACAACACCTCGCATAAACGTTCAGGTGCCATGGTTTATGACCCACGCTGTG GTCACAGAACTCTACCAGGTCGGGAAAGTGACAAAACACAGCAGCAGCAGATGAAGATAGAAGGCCCCACTTTGAAACAG GATTCCACAGAGAGACCACAGATGGACTGCACTAAGAAAATCCTGGATTCCTTCCCCGGTAGGAAGA GTCCTGAATTTTCCACAATAGAATGCACTAACAAGGACATCAGGACTCAGGTGGAGATTTTGCTGGAAGCCCAAGAGAGGACCCCAAACAGTACTTCTAGAACAGGCTGGAACCCTGAGCTCAAACTGCTGAGGATTCTTCAGGCCACTGATGAAGAGGACGAGGAGAACCAACCCTCTGGGGCACAGAGTGAAGAGTCTCTGGAAGCATAG
- the C10H9orf43 gene encoding uncharacterized protein C9orf43 homolog isoform X3 has product MKGLESCKIGFCPKAFVAMDLPDKSQWDETTCDLAVCQHPQCWATLRRIESGHPRILDSSRRSPLDAEDRLPVLTIVNMADSCFQAKRLACGHLSGFTFPKAHSLLSQRSKFYSKFQRRPWKDLPDRDLICRTNRSPKLSVLNLNETQLPCPQDVGNTDVIWIPEKHTSPAEKKHIIRSQDGEMKRKKSTGKHKSSRDPQTQLGPPGMIVPPPSPVHLFEQLSSECVPLWNQYNMLPQDLLKDLLLDKGKTVPYLEMQTQLTMMRKKPPLEKSRPDSAISAKMYLSVHCLTPQRPALRYPEHLKKLYYNLTTEGYRKQQRQQQGKVKTATRKQEAKKKSKSEPGSHNTSHKRSGHRTLPGRESDKTQQQQMKIEGPTLKQDSTERPQMDCTKKILDSFPGRKSPEFSTIECTNKDIRTQVEILLEAQERTPNSTSRTGWNPELKLLRILQATDEEDEENQPSGAQSEESLEA; this is encoded by the exons AGGGCTAGAAAGCTGCAAGATTGGCTTTTGTCCTAAAGCATTTGTAGCTATGGACTTGCCAGATAAAAGCCAGTGGGATGAAACTACCTGTGACCTGGCTGTTTGTCAGCACCCACAATGCTGGGCAACTCTCCGCCGAATTGAGAGCGGCCACCCTCGAATTCTGGACTCCTCCCGCAGATCTCCTCTGGATGCTGAAG ACAGACTCCCAGTGCTCACCATTGTAAACATGGCAGATTCCTGCTTCCAGGCCAAGAGACTTGCTTGTGGTCATTTATCAGGATTTACCTTCCCCAAGGCTCACTCTTTATTGTCTCAACGTTCAAAGTTTTACTCCAAATTTCAACGCAG GCCTTGGAAGGATTTACCTGACAGAGACTTAATATGCCGTACTAACAGATCTCCCAAA CTATCAGTGCTAAATTTGAATGAGACACAACTTCCTTGTCCTCAAGATGTAGGAAATACGGATGTAATCTGGATCCCAGAGAAGCATACGAG TCCAGCTGAGAAGAAGCATATTATTCGCAGCCAGGATGGggagatgaaaagaaagaaatctacaggG aaacacaagTCATCTCGGGACCCACAAACACAGTTGGGACCTCCAGGGATGATtgtgcctcctccctccccagtacACTTGTTTGAACAACTAAGTTCAGAATGCGTACCTTTATGGAACCAGTATAACATGTTACCTCAGGATCTACTGAAGGA CCTCTTGCTGGATAAAGGGAAAACCGTACCTTATCTGGAGATGCAGACACAGCTGACCATGATGAGAAAGAAACCTCCCCTGGAAAAGAGCCGACCTGACAGTGCCATTTCTGCTAAGATGTATTTATCTGTACACTGCCTCACCCCGCAA agacCAGCATTGAGATATCCTGAACATTTGAAGAAACTATATTATAACCTGACAACAGAAG GTTACAGgaagcagcagcggcagcagcagggGAAGGTGAAGACAGCTACTAGGAAACAG GAGGCTAAAAAGAAATCCAAGAGTGAACCAGGGAGCCACAACACCTCGCATAAACGTTCAG GTCACAGAACTCTACCAGGTCGGGAAAGTGACAAAACACAGCAGCAGCAGATGAAGATAGAAGGCCCCACTTTGAAACAG GATTCCACAGAGAGACCACAGATGGACTGCACTAAGAAAATCCTGGATTCCTTCCCCGGTAGGAAGA GTCCTGAATTTTCCACAATAGAATGCACTAACAAGGACATCAGGACTCAGGTGGAGATTTTGCTGGAAGCCCAAGAGAGGACCCCAAACAGTACTTCTAGAACAGGCTGGAACCCTGAGCTCAAACTGCTGAGGATTCTTCAGGCCACTGATGAAGAGGACGAGGAGAACCAACCCTCTGGGGCACAGAGTGAAGAGTCTCTGGAAGCATAG
- the C10H9orf43 gene encoding uncharacterized protein C9orf43 homolog isoform X4: MDLPDKSQWDETTCDLAVCQHPQCWATLRRIESGHPRILDSSRRSPLDAEDRLPVLTIVNMADSCFQAKRLACGHLSGFTFPKAHSLLSQRSKFYSKFQRRPWKDLPDRDLICRTNRSPKLSVLNLNETQLPCPQDVGNTDVIWIPEKHTSPAEKKHIIRSQDGEMKRKKSTGKHKSSRDPQTQLGPPGMIVPPPSPVHLFEQLSSECVPLWNQYNMLPQDLLKDLLLDKGKTVPYLEMQTQLTMMRKKPPLEKSRPDSAISAKMYLSVHCLTPQRPALRYPEHLKKLYYNLTTEGYRKQQRQQQGKVKTATRKQEAKKKSKSEPGSHNTSHKRSGAMVYDPRCGHRTLPGRESDKTQQQQMKIEGPTLKQDSTERPQMDCTKKILDSFPGRKSPEFSTIECTNKDIRTQVEILLEAQERTPNSTSRTGWNPELKLLRILQATDEEDEENQPSGAQSEESLEA, from the exons ATGGACTTGCCAGATAAAAGCCAGTGGGATGAAACTACCTGTGACCTGGCTGTTTGTCAGCACCCACAATGCTGGGCAACTCTCCGCCGAATTGAGAGCGGCCACCCTCGAATTCTGGACTCCTCCCGCAGATCTCCTCTGGATGCTGAAG ACAGACTCCCAGTGCTCACCATTGTAAACATGGCAGATTCCTGCTTCCAGGCCAAGAGACTTGCTTGTGGTCATTTATCAGGATTTACCTTCCCCAAGGCTCACTCTTTATTGTCTCAACGTTCAAAGTTTTACTCCAAATTTCAACGCAG GCCTTGGAAGGATTTACCTGACAGAGACTTAATATGCCGTACTAACAGATCTCCCAAA CTATCAGTGCTAAATTTGAATGAGACACAACTTCCTTGTCCTCAAGATGTAGGAAATACGGATGTAATCTGGATCCCAGAGAAGCATACGAG TCCAGCTGAGAAGAAGCATATTATTCGCAGCCAGGATGGggagatgaaaagaaagaaatctacaggG aaacacaagTCATCTCGGGACCCACAAACACAGTTGGGACCTCCAGGGATGATtgtgcctcctccctccccagtacACTTGTTTGAACAACTAAGTTCAGAATGCGTACCTTTATGGAACCAGTATAACATGTTACCTCAGGATCTACTGAAGGA CCTCTTGCTGGATAAAGGGAAAACCGTACCTTATCTGGAGATGCAGACACAGCTGACCATGATGAGAAAGAAACCTCCCCTGGAAAAGAGCCGACCTGACAGTGCCATTTCTGCTAAGATGTATTTATCTGTACACTGCCTCACCCCGCAA agacCAGCATTGAGATATCCTGAACATTTGAAGAAACTATATTATAACCTGACAACAGAAG GTTACAGgaagcagcagcggcagcagcagggGAAGGTGAAGACAGCTACTAGGAAACAG GAGGCTAAAAAGAAATCCAAGAGTGAACCAGGGAGCCACAACACCTCGCATAAACGTTCAGGTGCCATGGTTTATGACCCACGCTGTG GTCACAGAACTCTACCAGGTCGGGAAAGTGACAAAACACAGCAGCAGCAGATGAAGATAGAAGGCCCCACTTTGAAACAG GATTCCACAGAGAGACCACAGATGGACTGCACTAAGAAAATCCTGGATTCCTTCCCCGGTAGGAAGA GTCCTGAATTTTCCACAATAGAATGCACTAACAAGGACATCAGGACTCAGGTGGAGATTTTGCTGGAAGCCCAAGAGAGGACCCCAAACAGTACTTCTAGAACAGGCTGGAACCCTGAGCTCAAACTGCTGAGGATTCTTCAGGCCACTGATGAAGAGGACGAGGAGAACCAACCCTCTGGGGCACAGAGTGAAGAGTCTCTGGAAGCATAG
- the C10H9orf43 gene encoding uncharacterized protein C9orf43 homolog isoform X2: MKGLESCKIGFCPKAFVAMDLPDKSQWDETTCDLAVCQHPQCWATLRRIESGHPRILDSSRRSPLDAEDRLPVLTIVNMADSCFQAKRLACGHLSGFTFPKAHSLLSQRSKFYSKFQRRPWKDLPDRDLICRTNRSPKLSVLNLNETQLPCPQDVGNTDVIWIPEKHTSPAEKKHIIRSQDGEMKRKKSTGKHKSSRDPQTQLGPPGMIVPPPSPVHLFEQLSSECVPLWNQYNMLPQDLLKDLLLDKGKTVPYLEMQTQLTMMRKKPPLEKSRPDSAISAKMYLSVHCLTPQRPALRYPEHLKKLYYNLTTEGYRKQQRQQQGKVKTATRKQEAKKKSKSEPGSHNTSHKRSGAMVYDPRCGHRTLPGRESDKTQQQQMKIEGPTLKQDSTERPQMDCTKKILDSFPGPEFSTIECTNKDIRTQVEILLEAQERTPNSTSRTGWNPELKLLRILQATDEEDEENQPSGAQSEESLEA; encoded by the exons AGGGCTAGAAAGCTGCAAGATTGGCTTTTGTCCTAAAGCATTTGTAGCTATGGACTTGCCAGATAAAAGCCAGTGGGATGAAACTACCTGTGACCTGGCTGTTTGTCAGCACCCACAATGCTGGGCAACTCTCCGCCGAATTGAGAGCGGCCACCCTCGAATTCTGGACTCCTCCCGCAGATCTCCTCTGGATGCTGAAG ACAGACTCCCAGTGCTCACCATTGTAAACATGGCAGATTCCTGCTTCCAGGCCAAGAGACTTGCTTGTGGTCATTTATCAGGATTTACCTTCCCCAAGGCTCACTCTTTATTGTCTCAACGTTCAAAGTTTTACTCCAAATTTCAACGCAG GCCTTGGAAGGATTTACCTGACAGAGACTTAATATGCCGTACTAACAGATCTCCCAAA CTATCAGTGCTAAATTTGAATGAGACACAACTTCCTTGTCCTCAAGATGTAGGAAATACGGATGTAATCTGGATCCCAGAGAAGCATACGAG TCCAGCTGAGAAGAAGCATATTATTCGCAGCCAGGATGGggagatgaaaagaaagaaatctacaggG aaacacaagTCATCTCGGGACCCACAAACACAGTTGGGACCTCCAGGGATGATtgtgcctcctccctccccagtacACTTGTTTGAACAACTAAGTTCAGAATGCGTACCTTTATGGAACCAGTATAACATGTTACCTCAGGATCTACTGAAGGA CCTCTTGCTGGATAAAGGGAAAACCGTACCTTATCTGGAGATGCAGACACAGCTGACCATGATGAGAAAGAAACCTCCCCTGGAAAAGAGCCGACCTGACAGTGCCATTTCTGCTAAGATGTATTTATCTGTACACTGCCTCACCCCGCAA agacCAGCATTGAGATATCCTGAACATTTGAAGAAACTATATTATAACCTGACAACAGAAG GTTACAGgaagcagcagcggcagcagcagggGAAGGTGAAGACAGCTACTAGGAAACAG GAGGCTAAAAAGAAATCCAAGAGTGAACCAGGGAGCCACAACACCTCGCATAAACGTTCAGGTGCCATGGTTTATGACCCACGCTGTG GTCACAGAACTCTACCAGGTCGGGAAAGTGACAAAACACAGCAGCAGCAGATGAAGATAGAAGGCCCCACTTTGAAACAG GATTCCACAGAGAGACCACAGATGGACTGCACTAAGAAAATCCTGGATTCCTTCCCCG GTCCTGAATTTTCCACAATAGAATGCACTAACAAGGACATCAGGACTCAGGTGGAGATTTTGCTGGAAGCCCAAGAGAGGACCCCAAACAGTACTTCTAGAACAGGCTGGAACCCTGAGCTCAAACTGCTGAGGATTCTTCAGGCCACTGATGAAGAGGACGAGGAGAACCAACCCTCTGGGGCACAGAGTGAAGAGTCTCTGGAAGCATAG
- the C10H9orf43 gene encoding uncharacterized protein C9orf43 homolog isoform X5 has product MKGLESCKIGFCPKAFVAMDLPDKSQWDETTCDLAVCQHPQCWATLRRIESGHPRILDSSRRSPLDAEDRLPVLTIVNMADSCFQAKRLACGHLSGFTFPKAHSLLSQRSKFYSKFQRRPWKDLPDRDLICRTNRSPKLSVLNLNETQLPCPQDVGNTDVIWIPEKHTSPAEKKHIIRSQDGEMKRKKSTGKHKSSRDPQTQLGPPGMIVPPPSPVHLFEQLSSECVPLWNQYNMLPQDLLKDLLLDKGKTVPYLEMQTQLTMMRKKPPLEKSRPDSAISAKMYLSVHCLTPQRPALRYPEHLKKLYYNLTTEGHRTLPGRESDKTQQQQMKIEGPTLKQDSTERPQMDCTKKILDSFPGRKSPEFSTIECTNKDIRTQVEILLEAQERTPNSTSRTGWNPELKLLRILQATDEEDEENQPSGAQSEESLEA; this is encoded by the exons AGGGCTAGAAAGCTGCAAGATTGGCTTTTGTCCTAAAGCATTTGTAGCTATGGACTTGCCAGATAAAAGCCAGTGGGATGAAACTACCTGTGACCTGGCTGTTTGTCAGCACCCACAATGCTGGGCAACTCTCCGCCGAATTGAGAGCGGCCACCCTCGAATTCTGGACTCCTCCCGCAGATCTCCTCTGGATGCTGAAG ACAGACTCCCAGTGCTCACCATTGTAAACATGGCAGATTCCTGCTTCCAGGCCAAGAGACTTGCTTGTGGTCATTTATCAGGATTTACCTTCCCCAAGGCTCACTCTTTATTGTCTCAACGTTCAAAGTTTTACTCCAAATTTCAACGCAG GCCTTGGAAGGATTTACCTGACAGAGACTTAATATGCCGTACTAACAGATCTCCCAAA CTATCAGTGCTAAATTTGAATGAGACACAACTTCCTTGTCCTCAAGATGTAGGAAATACGGATGTAATCTGGATCCCAGAGAAGCATACGAG TCCAGCTGAGAAGAAGCATATTATTCGCAGCCAGGATGGggagatgaaaagaaagaaatctacaggG aaacacaagTCATCTCGGGACCCACAAACACAGTTGGGACCTCCAGGGATGATtgtgcctcctccctccccagtacACTTGTTTGAACAACTAAGTTCAGAATGCGTACCTTTATGGAACCAGTATAACATGTTACCTCAGGATCTACTGAAGGA CCTCTTGCTGGATAAAGGGAAAACCGTACCTTATCTGGAGATGCAGACACAGCTGACCATGATGAGAAAGAAACCTCCCCTGGAAAAGAGCCGACCTGACAGTGCCATTTCTGCTAAGATGTATTTATCTGTACACTGCCTCACCCCGCAA agacCAGCATTGAGATATCCTGAACATTTGAAGAAACTATATTATAACCTGACAACAGAAG GTCACAGAACTCTACCAGGTCGGGAAAGTGACAAAACACAGCAGCAGCAGATGAAGATAGAAGGCCCCACTTTGAAACAG GATTCCACAGAGAGACCACAGATGGACTGCACTAAGAAAATCCTGGATTCCTTCCCCGGTAGGAAGA GTCCTGAATTTTCCACAATAGAATGCACTAACAAGGACATCAGGACTCAGGTGGAGATTTTGCTGGAAGCCCAAGAGAGGACCCCAAACAGTACTTCTAGAACAGGCTGGAACCCTGAGCTCAAACTGCTGAGGATTCTTCAGGCCACTGATGAAGAGGACGAGGAGAACCAACCCTCTGGGGCACAGAGTGAAGAGTCTCTGGAAGCATAG
- the C10H9orf43 gene encoding uncharacterized protein C9orf43 homolog isoform X6 yields the protein MKGLESCKIGFCPKAFVAMDLPDKSQWDETTCDLAVCQHPQCWATLRRIESGHPRILDSSRRSPLDAEDRLPVLTIVNMADSCFQAKRLACGHLSGFTFPKAHSLLSQRSKFYSKFQRRPWKDLPDRDLICRTNRSPKLSVLNLNETQLPCPQDVGNTDVIWIPEKHTSPAEKKHIIRSQDGEMKRKKSTGKHKSSRDPQTQLGPPGMIVPPPSPVHLFEQLSSECVPLWNQYNMLPQDLLKDLLLDKGKTVPYLEMQTQLTMMRKKPPLEKSRPDSAISAKMYLSVHCLTPQRPALRYPEHLKKLYYNLTTEGYRKQQRQQQGKVKTATRKQEAKKKSKSEPGSHNTSHKRSGAMVYDPRCGHRTLPGRESDKTQQQQMKIEGPTLKQVLNFPQ from the exons AGGGCTAGAAAGCTGCAAGATTGGCTTTTGTCCTAAAGCATTTGTAGCTATGGACTTGCCAGATAAAAGCCAGTGGGATGAAACTACCTGTGACCTGGCTGTTTGTCAGCACCCACAATGCTGGGCAACTCTCCGCCGAATTGAGAGCGGCCACCCTCGAATTCTGGACTCCTCCCGCAGATCTCCTCTGGATGCTGAAG ACAGACTCCCAGTGCTCACCATTGTAAACATGGCAGATTCCTGCTTCCAGGCCAAGAGACTTGCTTGTGGTCATTTATCAGGATTTACCTTCCCCAAGGCTCACTCTTTATTGTCTCAACGTTCAAAGTTTTACTCCAAATTTCAACGCAG GCCTTGGAAGGATTTACCTGACAGAGACTTAATATGCCGTACTAACAGATCTCCCAAA CTATCAGTGCTAAATTTGAATGAGACACAACTTCCTTGTCCTCAAGATGTAGGAAATACGGATGTAATCTGGATCCCAGAGAAGCATACGAG TCCAGCTGAGAAGAAGCATATTATTCGCAGCCAGGATGGggagatgaaaagaaagaaatctacaggG aaacacaagTCATCTCGGGACCCACAAACACAGTTGGGACCTCCAGGGATGATtgtgcctcctccctccccagtacACTTGTTTGAACAACTAAGTTCAGAATGCGTACCTTTATGGAACCAGTATAACATGTTACCTCAGGATCTACTGAAGGA CCTCTTGCTGGATAAAGGGAAAACCGTACCTTATCTGGAGATGCAGACACAGCTGACCATGATGAGAAAGAAACCTCCCCTGGAAAAGAGCCGACCTGACAGTGCCATTTCTGCTAAGATGTATTTATCTGTACACTGCCTCACCCCGCAA agacCAGCATTGAGATATCCTGAACATTTGAAGAAACTATATTATAACCTGACAACAGAAG GTTACAGgaagcagcagcggcagcagcagggGAAGGTGAAGACAGCTACTAGGAAACAG GAGGCTAAAAAGAAATCCAAGAGTGAACCAGGGAGCCACAACACCTCGCATAAACGTTCAGGTGCCATGGTTTATGACCCACGCTGTG GTCACAGAACTCTACCAGGTCGGGAAAGTGACAAAACACAGCAGCAGCAGATGAAGATAGAAGGCCCCACTTTGAAACAG GTCCTGAATTTTCCACAATAG